CAAGGGGTATCCTCGGTCTTGACACCATGATACACAGACGCTTCGGGTCATGTTATCGTTGGCGAACGAAGCAGCGGCCAAAGCTCGACCAGTCGTACCTTCGGCGATACATCCGACATCGGTGTAGCCAGTAGGAATGACAGACTTGAAGTCGGTGTATCCAATTGCGTCGTCAGAGTAGTTAGCGTAAGAGGGCTTGTCGGTGCTGTTACCGATCCAGATTGGGTTGTTTCCTGGGATTTTGTCAATGTAGTGTCCAAAACCGACATCTTCGTCAACTTGATCGTTCAAAGGAGAACAAGCACTCGCAGAAGCCGAGTCGAGGTAAGGGACGAAAGGAGCACAGTTGCTGAGTtcaccaccaacaccatTGTTATCGTTACAGTTGTTCAAAGCTTGTTGCAAAACATTGGTACCGTTGTTGTAAGATGGCCAACCGTTCAAGAAATCGGCGTGAAGACCGTAACCGGTGGTATCACCGTTCGCCCAAACCCAAGTGGGGTCGGTACCGTTGTTGTAAGGGAAGTTTTGAACGTTGTAGATGAACTCGTAGAAGAGCGATACCAGTCGGACGGGGTGGGTCGAAGGACATGAACCACCGTCGACACCTCCACTGGGCCAGGCCATGTGTGATTTGTGATCATCCGAGTCCAAGTTGACACCGTCCCAacaggatgggaagaagaccTGAGCTCGCATACCTTGAGGACAGTTGTGTTCGAAGAAACTGTTTCTCTGGGCCCAAGCGGCATCACCAGAGTGGTCATTGTAGTAGTCAAGACACACGTAAGAGATGGCTTTCGAGTCGGCATCGTTGTCGAACGTTCGTCTGTTTTGGTCTCCAGAGATCATTCGGAGACCATCAGGGAAAGCTCGGACCGTGGTTTCTCCAGGACTGTATCGAGGAAGGTAGTAAGTGTTGACGTAAGAAACCGGGACAGCTTGGTAGTTCTCGCCCGATGGGTTGTAGTAGTACAGCTGAGGGGTCCAGTAGTTTGACTTGTCAACGGACACAGCGGAAGTGGTACAGGTCGACTGTTGAGTAGACTCGTAAGTCATCTCCCTGTCAAAGTTGTTACCGCCGACGATCGAGTGAACGTGAGACCCGATTCCACCGGGGTTGACGATGCTGAGGGAAGGTCAGCAAAGAGTTTTTGTGTTACCTCAATAGAGTACGCTTACGGATCAAGTCGGGTGGTTTCGAGCACCGGGTGTGCAAGAATAAAGTATGCGTTGGCAGCAGGAAGAGCCGCCAAAAGAGGCAAGAGTGCGAATAATTGAGTAAACATCTTTGCTTATATATGCgttgtgattgattgattgatattatATAGGTTGTAGTATCGGGTCGTTGTTAAAGAATGTGGGTGATTTATTGAAAGAATGTGTGTTTTAGGTAGTCGAACAGAACAGAATCTACAATGAAGAGATCTGTCGATAGAATATATGTCGAAGTTAACAGTATCAAGTGTTTATACGTGTAAGTACCGATCCGGTCGGTGAAAGTTAAAATATCAATcgttgagaagaagaagaagaaagaagggggGAGTTGGTCTAGCTATATTTATATCTAGAGAACAAATTGCCTCGGTGCACAATTCGGAACCTCACGTTCTTGCCATCCTAAAAAAAAGGGAAGGATAACGAGGCGTCCGGCGTTCATCTACTCCCATTAAGTGTAAGAGTTGTCTTGTCTCTCTTAAACTTCTAACGATCTGAGTCAGTTCCGAGACACCTTGATCAACTCCAGCGTACAAAAATGCACTTGCTAAGCCACGCATTGCCCTGGGCATCTCGGAATGACGAAGGAGGCATCTCTAGTACCAATGTGTTATGTTTACATCCATCGCGTATGGTAAATCGGCGTTGATGAACCCCTGTCATTGAGCCAAACTTTATTCCAACTCAGGGACGTGTCCTTCTCGAAGATCCCCTAAAAACCCAGGGTCGATCGGATGGCCGTGACAAGAACGGACAGCGTTACGTTATCCCGGACCACATAGCTTGAACCGCAGAAGCATGATCGACCGGAATAACGTTATGCAAAGACAACTCAATTACCAAAACCGGCGGTGGAGAAAGCTTTTCGGTGGTGGTTTTTTGGCCGGTTCCTGAATTGAGCCTCAGCTACGAGTGGCTAACAACGCATTTATTTCTTTAACATGCACAGGTAACCATCGGCTCATGTCGATCAATCAACTGCGCCGGAATTCACGGCATGTGAGACAAAGATCGACAAGGAGGTTACTCCGATTCTCAATGAGGAAGGTAAAATTTTCACCTATGTCATGTCGATCAGTTACTGTATCCTCGCTGCTAACCCCAAAGTCAACCGAGACACTTGGAGTCTATGGTGACTGCCATTCATTGGTCTGTGCGCTTGGGATCTTCATGAGATCTCCACATTAGGAAGTACTCGGTGTATCTCGCAAAGTTGATTCAACGGCGATCAAACATGATTCGGAATAACCCTATTGCATTTCCTCTCTTTACGCCCAGATGATCTATCGATACAAACGAGCTTAATCAGAGAAATACCTGGAACGCAGCCATCTGCGCGAGCgatccaattcatcccaCCGTATCGTTCGAAGCGATACTCGAGAAGCTTACAGAGAAGGCTGGCTGGGCATGacgaaggtggtggtggcttTGATGTTCCCGCGACATCGAGCCCGGCATGAATGTGTACACTATTTCGCTTCCCATTGGTACCCATACGACTCCATTGTACCTGCACATGCAGTAGAAGCATAATCAGAATCATGGCGCTCATAGTGAATCGGAATATCTCGTTCTGTCGATCAAACCTCGGTCTCATATTAGTCATTACCAATGGCTCCCTGCGCCTTGAATGAAGTGGTGCTATTCAAAGTCAACACTGGTTAAGCTTGTTGGCTGAAACAACGGCGGAGATGTAGCAGTGCTTAGAGATCTTTGAGAGTTGCGACCGGATTCACCAGCGGATGAGAAGCGTTGGTACCAAGGCAGGTCTGTTCAGCAACGACCCCGGATACAGGTCTTCCAAACACACCCAATCACATCTTGTATACCtctgagatgagattgcaCCCAACTGGAGACGACTCCTTCTCAACCCAGAACGTCATTCCACCAACGCAAGAAGATCAATAATGCGTGAATACAACCAACAAAGTTCGACAGTGGCCCAATCTGACCTACGTCATGAGAAGGAAATGCACACTATTCCCACACCACAGCTAGCCTCAGCCCACGCTGATAAGCCAGATACATCCAAGCTAACTTCTGCCCACTGGTAACTTTGGCGTTCGGTGCGGTGCCTCATCATGACGATCCCATCCGATCCGTGCCCGGAACCGAACCCGAAGTGTACAGCATGCCTTTATGCTAAGCATCCCGATGCTCAGGACCAAGTCTTCAATAGCCACTGACGAGTACACTACCAGCTCATGTGTTATGTATACTATACCACCAAGCCAAGCCGCGTTGGCGTAGAACTTTATAGAAGAATGCGCAACTACGGTTATCAGGTACTCGATCGATGTCAGTGGTGGAACGCCACTGAAGCCACCGTAGAAATGACTAGCGTCTCGAATTAATGAAGATGTCATTGGACCGGACTGCGTAGTGCTTGGTCATACCGTAAGTCAGGACGGTGGTAGGCTCGGAACGTAGCATGTTCTCATCTTGTTCTATTTGATTGATAGCAACTGTTTTCTGCATCGACCTCTCTGACAGCGCAAAGCCCCATCAAACCTGCAatttcattcttcaacccAGCTCGTCATCTAGATGACTACTTGCCATAGCTATCTACTACACCTTCTAGCAATTCCCTAAACTCATCACTCATCTTGCCTTTCTTCAAATTATCGTAGTCGTACATCACGATCGTGCTATTTCCGACATGATATTCAGCTCGATTGGACTGTATCATACGTGGGCATaagctgaagaggatgaggaccTACCTGTCGGCGATCGCAGCCACTCTTGCATCCCTTAGTGACCAGATCAAGTGTTTATGTCCGTAGGATGATCTGTCTGGCTTGATCGAATGTATCTGATTTGTCACCATCACCTAGTAGAAACCGATAAGCTCGTCACTTGTATGTATGGCCGGAGAACAACTCACAGTATCAGGGTAATTGACCGGTGCGATGTATTTGAGGGAAACATCTTTCAATATAAATCCTGTACCTTTTCCAGCCTACGCCGAGTGAAGAAAGGGCAACGTGTCAGAGACATCACGTAGAACGGTCAGAGGGCAGATCACACGCACCGTCATCTTCTGTATATACCCCTCTGGCATCTCCCCTGCCCAACTTTCAGCATACCTAATTCGAGCAGATTGGATCCATTCTAAGAATCTAACGTTGTTTACGTGGCTGCTCAATCATGCATCAGCTTGATGACACATTTACAGCCTCATGGAGAGATGCCAGCTCACCGATAAGTATCACAATCTCCCCAAGCTACAGGCCAAGTCAAAACTCCTGCCGTATCATAGCCCTGTTCCCTGAAATACTCCAAAGCCTTCTTTTTActctcaccaccatcctcCAACCAAGGTCTATCATGGGGTGTACTTCTCCCCCCGtctggagaaggtgaagaccACTGTATTGAAGGTCTAGTCTCGGGTACACCCAATCTCGCTGAGCTGGGCTTACTCTGCGCCCGATCCCGTCCAGCTTTGAACCTCGAGATTAACCTTGGATCTCTGGATGACGAATGATCCTCTTCATGTTCTGGTCCGTTCGTTCCTGGAGGGATATGATAATGCGATGTGGGATCTTGGAATTTGGCGTATAGGTCCTACATGGATGTCAGCAGGCACCATAACGAACGATGATGTGACCCACCTTGAGACGTATTGATTCGTCGTCCATCCTTACTACCGCTGAATGTACCGGTCGAGATCCCCTTGCTTTACTCGCATTACCTACCAGTCGCAAAGAATTCATTGTGTGTATTGTGCGGGCTGCTCTGGTCATCTTCCTGATGGTACTGCTATGATATTGAGTCACAATGTACCTATCAGGTCCTCTTACAAATCTCATCTCGAAATCCCAACTTGGTCGAAACAAGTCTTTGTGATGACGACAGAACAAGACACAGATTCGGTAATCGCCGACGAACAAAAATTTACTATGGCTGAATGTCACTTGGCCAAGCTGAGCTGAAGTAGTCATGCATACACAAAGTGACAGTATCAAGAAACGTCTACTCTACATTAGAGAAAGGCTAATTGACCTGGTAACCCGAAAACTAGATAGAACAAGAAAAACTAGTTTTCATTGGCCTAGATATAATGAACAGGCCTTTTGATTTTGAAGGGGTATCATATTTGATAGTGCAGAGTGCTATGAGATGTATTaatgagagaaagaatggggGAAAGGGCAATGCTTAATCGAAAGTGACCTTTGAACCTTCAGCTTTGACGATACCACCGGTTCGGGCACCACTGAAATTAACAAACAGGTTAGTCGATGTATACCCGTACTAAGGAGCAACGCCCGACTCACCCTCTTGGGGGACCACCTCGTCCTCGACCACCACCCCTgcctcctcctctaccacctctgtcaccaccaaatccacctctgccaccacctcgacctcctcctcgaccaccaccaccacctcgaccgccaccgaatccacctctcTCACCGTCATTTCGCTTAGGAGGAGCGTAATCAACTCGGATAGGTCGACCGGCAATAGCTTGACCGTTCAAGGCGTTGAGAGCAGCGGTCGCTTGCTCGACATCACCGAATTGCACATAACCGAATCCCTTGGGGGCACCGGTCTCTCGATCCGTCACCAATCGTACACTTTGGACATCACCGTGTTCACCGAAAGCTTCGTAAATCTGATCTTCAGTGActgagaaagacaaagaacCGATGAAGAGAGTTTCGGCAGGAGGAGATTGTTGGTCTCCGAAAGCTTTAGCTCGCTTCTCAACGGCTTGTTGAGGGTTTCGCTGAGTGGCATAGTTGACTCTGACGGCTCGACCATCGATCTCATGACCGTTCTTAGCGATGGCTTTGGCAGAAGCTTCTAGATCGGCGAATTCGACGTAACCGAAACCTCTTGATCGTTGAGAATCTCGGTCAAAGACAACTCGAGCGGAGATAACTTCACCACAGTCCTCGAATTCCGATTTGAGCCAGTCGTTATCGACATTCCAAGAGAGTTGACCGACGAATACATTGGTAGATGCTTCTTCGTTGTCTTCGGCACGAGCTTTCTTGGCGGCGGCAGGAGCAGCGgtctcctcttcctcttcggccTTTCGTTTGCCTAAAACGGTTGTAAGTACGTGGTCGCGAGCATTCAAGGCAAAGAGATTTACCGTTGGTCTTGGGTTCCTCCTTAGCAGGGgtctcctcttcctcatctgagCTAGATTCCTCTGAGCTGTCGGAACCGTCATCGGAGGACTGTTGGTTGAGATTTAGTCAGCTACATCTGTATCAGCTCAGTGGCACGATGGGACCCACGCTATCGCTCTCCTCCTTAGcctctaccttcttctcctcgacTTTGGCAGCAGGTTTGGCCTCTTCCTCAGAGTCGGAATCGGATTCAGAGCCATCGGACGAGGAGTCATCTGAAGATTCCTCCTTCTGAAACACGATGGCATCATGAGCATGGACCAGGTGCGATCACCGGCAAGATACACTcacagcagcagcggcagctgGCTtagcttcctcctcatctgatGAAGAGTCATCctcagattcagattcagattcagacTCAGAGCTTGAGCTCTCCGAAGGGGGAGGAGTGGGAGTCTTGGCCTTCTTCGACTTCTTggacttcttctcctcctatGAGCAGACTGTCAGCGAAAAACCTACAGTCGATCGATtgctcactcaccttggtgGTAGCAGGAGCGGAAGCTACCTTCTCACCGTCCTTCTTGGACTTTTTCAAAGCCTTCTTGTCGGCATTGTCTTTAGCTGCGACAGCAGGAGGAGCGGATTTAGCAGCCTTGGCCATTTTAGATATTTTTTTTTATATACGGATGAGGGGGATGTAAAGAGGATGGAGGGGAAGAAAAAGAACCAGGTCAAGTTGAGTGAACTTTGGGTGGATCGGAAATTCCCAAAGTTTACAAAATTCAACTGATGCAGGAAAATCTTACCACCGGTGATCGCCGCTGAAAACTTTTCAACAAGCTTGGATGTGGCGAATTCGATTTACCTTTGTGTCACGTGTTGAGAGGAGCATAAGACGTTACATAAGCTTCGCACCACCAAGTACGGCGGTACTCGGCCGAATAGGTCCTGTGATGACACCTGTATGCTGATTGCACTTTTGTCTGATGGACCTGGAAAAACCACTGCAACTCTCACTACACACCACAACGGAACACctccatcacccatctcacatctcttcACTCGATAAATAAAAGGTTTCTTCTCCAGCATCATCTCCTATAGCGACTCAAAAGCATCACCACAATGTTCTCACGATCAGCATCTCGAAGTGTAGTGTCCTCCCTCCGGTCCTTACAGGTAAGTCCACCTTCGCACCAACTGTAACACAGCTGAACCTGGTACTTCTTCACTCGTAGGCACCCGTAAGGCATTACAACTCTGCCTTCGGCTCGTCAACACCCACCTCGGCTTTCGCTGGTAAGAAGGGACCAGATGTGAGCGTTTTCTCGAGGATAATTTGACGGAGGCAGAAAGGTGGAGCTAACGGGGTGTATAGGGAAACTACACCGTCACTTTGATTCCTGGGGATGGTATCGGTCCAGAGATCGCTCAAAGTGTCAAGGAGATCTTTGCTgctgccaaggtgagtgatctcatTATGACTTGTCCTTACAGGGTGAACCGCGCTGACTCACTCCTGGTCATAGGCCCCTATCAAGTGGGAGGAAGTAGATGTCACCCCAATCCTCAAAGATGGTAAAACCGTTATTCCCGAAGACGCTGTGACatcgatcaagaagaacacTGTTGCTCTCAAGGGTCCTCTTGCTACTCCTAGTACGTGTCGTTCGGCTTCTCGTACCTTGCCTTCCCTTCGAATATGGCTGTTATTACCACCAGCGGGTTCCTTCACGCTCGGCTTCCTCGACACCTGTCCTTCTGATCTACTCCAAAACCGATTCTTTCTTTGCACAATCAATTTAGCTAACAAAATGTACAGTCGGAAAAGGTCACGTATCCCTCAATCTTACCCTCCGACGAACATTCTCCCTCTTCGCCAACGTACGACCATGTGTCTCCATCCAAGGTTACAAGACCGCTTATGACAACGTCAACACTGTATTGATCCGAGAGAACACCGAAGGAGAATACTCAGGTATTGAGCACGAGGTGAGCTTGCAGATGATCGGTTTATTACTCCCCGACAAAGCAGCTGATGTCGAAGTACCTCAGATCGTCGACGGTGTAGTACAAAGTATCAAACTTATCACCCGAGAGGCTTCGGAACGTGAGCTAAACTCTGCCTGTCGCCGATGCGGAGTGTAGCTGACCTTGCAATTAGGTGTCGCTCGATATGCTTTCCACTACGCTTCTGAGAACGGTCGAAACAAGGTTACTGCCGTGCACAAAGCCAACATCATGTAAGTTTAATCAGCTAGCAACGTCCGTCTTCACCTCAGCTGATTATGTGCCTTTAGGAAAATGTCCGACGGAATGTTCTTGACTGCTTGTCGAGCCGTTGCTAAGGAATACCCTAACATCGCTTACGACGAAGATTTACTTG
The nucleotide sequence above comes from Kwoniella europaea PYCC6329 chromosome 1, complete sequence. Encoded proteins:
- a CDS encoding isocitrate dehydrogenase, NAD-dependent is translated as MFSRSASRSVVSSLRSLQAPVRHYNSAFGSSTPTSAFAGKKGPDGNYTVTLIPGDGIGPEIAQSVKEIFAAAKAPIKWEEVDVTPILKDGKTVIPEDAVTSIKKNTVALKGPLATPIGKGHVSLNLTLRRTFSLFANVRPCVSIQGYKTAYDNVNTVLIRENTEGEYSGIEHEIVDGVVQSIKLITREASERVARYAFHYASENGRNKVTAVHKANIMKMSDGMFLTACRAVAKEYPNIAYDEDLLDRVCLRIATDPTPFADRVMVMPNLYGDILSDLSAGLIGGLGLTPSGNIGRDASIFEAVHGSAPDIEGKGLANPTALLLSSLMMLRHMGLFELADKIEKAALSTIAEGKAITRDLGGKAGTREYTDAILAKLK